One window of the Chryseobacterium sp. CY350 genome contains the following:
- a CDS encoding acyl-CoA dehydrogenase family protein: MDFNLSEEQLMIQQAARDFAQNELLQEVIERDRDQKFPTEQVKKMGEMGLLGMMVDPKYGGAGMDSISYVLAMEEIAKIDASAAVVMSVNNSLVCAGLEKYASEEQKIKYLTPLASGQVIGAFALSEPEAGSDATSQKTTAEDKGDYYLLNGVKNWITNGGTASYYIVIAQTDPEKKHKGINAFIVERGWEGFEIGPKEDKLGIRGSDTHSLLFNNVKVPKENRIGEDGFGFNFAMAVLNGGRIGIASQALGIASGAYEMALKYAKTRKAFKTEIINHQAIAFKLADMATQITAARMLCFKAAVEKDAGKDISEIGAMAKLYSSQVAMDTTIEAVQIHGGYGYVKEYHVERLMRDAKITQIYEGTSEIQKIVISRSISK, from the coding sequence ATGGACTTTAATTTATCAGAAGAACAGCTGATGATTCAGCAGGCAGCTAGAGATTTTGCACAAAACGAGCTATTACAAGAAGTAATAGAAAGAGACCGTGACCAGAAATTTCCTACTGAGCAGGTGAAAAAAATGGGAGAAATGGGACTTTTGGGAATGATGGTTGATCCTAAATACGGCGGTGCCGGGATGGATAGCATTTCTTATGTTTTGGCGATGGAAGAGATTGCAAAAATTGATGCTTCTGCAGCAGTTGTGATGTCTGTAAATAACTCTTTGGTTTGTGCAGGTCTTGAAAAATACGCTTCTGAGGAACAAAAAATAAAATATCTTACACCATTGGCAAGCGGTCAGGTAATCGGAGCATTTGCTCTGTCTGAGCCGGAAGCAGGTTCTGATGCTACTTCACAGAAAACAACAGCTGAAGATAAAGGTGATTATTACCTTCTAAATGGTGTGAAAAACTGGATCACCAATGGTGGAACAGCATCTTATTACATCGTGATCGCGCAGACTGATCCGGAGAAAAAACATAAAGGAATCAATGCTTTCATCGTAGAAAGAGGTTGGGAAGGTTTTGAGATCGGGCCAAAAGAAGATAAACTGGGAATCAGAGGAAGTGATACGCATTCTTTGCTTTTCAACAATGTAAAAGTTCCTAAGGAAAACAGAATTGGTGAAGACGGGTTCGGATTCAATTTTGCAATGGCTGTTTTGAATGGCGGTAGAATAGGGATTGCTTCTCAGGCTTTAGGAATTGCTTCCGGAGCTTACGAAATGGCGCTGAAATATGCTAAAACCAGAAAAGCATTTAAAACTGAGATCATCAATCATCAGGCAATTGCATTCAAATTGGCAGACATGGCGACTCAGATCACTGCCGCAAGAATGCTTTGTTTTAAAGCTGCGGTAGAAAAAGATGCAGGAAAAGATATTTCTGAGATCGGTGCAATGGCTAAATTATATTCTTCTCAGGTTGCGATGGATACGACGATTGAAGCAGTGCAAATTCACGGTGGATATGGTTATGTAAAAGAATATCACGTGGAAAGACTCATGAGAGATGCAAAAATCACTCAGATCTATGAAGGAACTTCTGAGATTCAGAAAATTGTAATTTCAAGAAGTATTTCAAAATAA